A region of Thermodesulfobacteriota bacterium DNA encodes the following proteins:
- a CDS encoding type II toxin-antitoxin system HicB family antitoxin, which yields MLMEYIQAALRHAKYEILPDDGSYYGEIPECKGGYANAKGLEDCREELREVVEEWVLLRIHKNLQLPIIDGIELLVKEVA from the coding sequence ATGCTAATGGAATACATCCAGGCGGCACTCCGCCATGCAAAGTACGAAATTCTGCCTGATGATGGCAGCTACTATGGCGAAATTCCAGAATGCAAAGGCGGTTATGCGAATGCCAAAGGTCTCGAGGACTGTCGGGAGGAGTTGAGGGAAGTGGTGGAAGAATGGGTCCTTCTGCGGATCCATAAGAATCTCCAATTGCCCATCATCGATGGAATTGAGCTCCTTGTAAAGGAAGTTGCCTGA